A stretch of the Bradyrhizobium arachidis genome encodes the following:
- a CDS encoding FAD-dependent oxidoreductase, whose amino-acid sequence METRLTTSVLIVGGGPCGLMLANELGRRGVSAVLVDEKPGTAFNPQANATQARSMEHYRRLGFAAEIRQAGLPADYPTDVAYFTRYTGYELARFQLPSSSRATELVKGLSGSWSAAELPHRVSQKYVEAVLRRYAERLPGIRLHYGHRLISYAEHDDGIVGDIECRDDGRRFEVHADFLVGADGPRSMVRQSLGIAYGGEAGIQRDFMGGRMLAVYLRSPDFYASIPHARAWMYNCFNGDRRAFMASVNGRDEFAFHTQLRPGEDETTITAHEAKAAFQRACGAPIACEVLSHLTWTAGHALVADGMQRGRVFLGGDAAHLFTPTGGLGYNTAIEDAVNLGWKLSSVVKGISPVALLDSYEVERRPVALRNTGYARRFADSLGLFAAVPELEDATEAGNDARRAAGTYLDQHARAEFNIPGITFGGRYDTSPIILADGTKPPPDAANVYVPSACPGGRAPHAWLADGVSLYDLFGFEWTLLQFDDVVSVDGPLHEAARALGADVKLVTLPSQLRDLYEADLALIRPDQIVAWRGSVSQAGMLGRVLAGALGQG is encoded by the coding sequence TTGGAAACACGCCTGACGACCTCCGTGCTCATCGTGGGCGGCGGCCCCTGCGGGCTCATGCTGGCCAACGAGCTCGGGCGGCGCGGTGTCTCTGCGGTGCTGGTCGACGAAAAGCCCGGGACGGCATTCAATCCGCAGGCCAATGCGACTCAGGCCCGCTCGATGGAGCATTATCGCCGGCTCGGTTTTGCCGCCGAGATCAGGCAGGCGGGACTGCCTGCCGACTATCCGACCGACGTCGCCTACTTCACCCGTTACACTGGCTACGAGCTGGCGCGGTTTCAATTGCCGTCCTCGAGCCGCGCAACCGAACTCGTGAAGGGATTGTCGGGCTCGTGGAGCGCCGCCGAGCTGCCCCATCGCGTCTCGCAAAAATATGTCGAGGCGGTGCTGCGCCGGTATGCCGAGCGGCTGCCGGGAATCCGGCTTCATTACGGTCACCGTCTGATTAGCTATGCCGAACACGACGACGGCATCGTCGGTGACATCGAATGCCGCGACGACGGCCGCCGCTTTGAGGTTCATGCCGATTTTCTGGTTGGCGCAGACGGGCCGCGCTCCATGGTGCGGCAGTCGCTCGGCATTGCCTATGGCGGCGAGGCCGGGATCCAGCGCGATTTCATGGGCGGGCGGATGCTCGCCGTCTATCTCCGGTCGCCGGATTTTTACGCGAGCATCCCCCACGCCAGGGCGTGGATGTACAACTGCTTCAACGGCGACCGCCGCGCCTTCATGGCATCCGTGAACGGGCGCGACGAATTCGCGTTCCACACCCAGCTTCGGCCCGGTGAGGACGAGACGACGATCACCGCTCATGAAGCGAAAGCCGCGTTCCAGCGCGCATGCGGCGCACCGATCGCATGCGAGGTGCTGTCCCATCTGACCTGGACCGCAGGTCATGCGCTGGTCGCTGACGGCATGCAGCGGGGCAGGGTCTTCCTCGGCGGCGATGCTGCGCATCTGTTCACCCCGACCGGCGGGCTTGGCTACAACACTGCGATCGAGGACGCCGTCAATCTCGGCTGGAAGCTCTCAAGCGTCGTCAAGGGCATCAGTCCCGTTGCGCTCCTCGACAGCTACGAGGTCGAGCGCCGTCCGGTCGCGCTGCGCAACACGGGCTATGCGCGGCGCTTCGCCGACTCGCTCGGCCTGTTTGCGGCCGTGCCGGAACTGGAGGACGCGACTGAAGCGGGCAATGACGCAAGGCGCGCGGCCGGTACCTATCTCGACCAGCACGCCCGCGCCGAATTCAACATTCCCGGCATCACCTTCGGCGGACGTTATGACACCTCGCCGATCATCCTGGCCGATGGCACAAAGCCTCCGCCCGACGCCGCAAATGTCTACGTGCCGAGCGCCTGTCCCGGAGGCCGCGCGCCGCATGCCTGGCTCGCGGACGGCGTATCCCTGTACGACCTGTTCGGATTCGAATGGACGCTGCTCCAATTCGACGACGTCGTGTCTGTTGATGGTCCGCTGCACGAAGCAGCGCGAGCACTCGGCGCCGACGTGAAGCTCGTCACGCTGCCGAGCCAGTTGCGCGACCTCTACGAGGCCGACCTCGCGCTCATCCGTCCCGATCAGATCGTGGCCTGGCGCGGCAGTGTGTCACAAGCGGGGATGCTCGGCCGGGTTCTTGCCGGTGCGCTCGGGCAGGGCTGA
- a CDS encoding MarR family winged helix-turn-helix transcriptional regulator has protein sequence MNARKSGTAWRHANVGRLLNNAVRRFEARVLELMSARGHAETRIAHVGLTRNLDVEGTRLTELARRASMSKQAMGELVDQCVELGLVDRIPDPSDGRARIVKFTPAGLIWLNAFRDAVDVAEREMRAELGKASMEAILKGLAAYGASFDTLDDEIVR, from the coding sequence ATGAATGCCAGAAAGTCCGGGACTGCGTGGCGGCATGCCAATGTCGGTCGCCTTCTCAACAACGCGGTGCGCCGCTTCGAGGCCCGCGTCCTCGAGCTGATGAGCGCGCGCGGGCATGCCGAGACGCGCATCGCCCATGTCGGCCTGACCCGAAATCTCGACGTCGAGGGAACGCGGTTGACCGAGCTCGCCCGGCGGGCCTCGATGAGCAAGCAGGCCATGGGAGAGCTGGTCGACCAATGTGTCGAGCTCGGCCTGGTCGACCGCATTCCTGATCCGAGCGACGGCCGCGCCCGCATCGTCAAGTTCACGCCGGCCGGCCTGATCTGGCTAAATGCCTTTCGGGATGCGGTTGATGTCGCGGAGCGGGAAATGCGCGCCGAACTCGGCAAGGCGAGCATGGAGGCGATCCTGAAAGGGCTCGCGGCCTATGGCGCGAGTTTCGATACGCTCGATGACGAGATCGTCAGGTAG
- a CDS encoding molybdopterin guanine dinucleotide-containing S/N-oxide reductase, producing the protein MTDTIGFPDPGLDLSDGFKPHTSHWGVFSARNSAAGLEVRAYAGDPDPSGIIDNFPGALRHQARIAQPAIRRGWLENGPGPDDRRGRDEFVSVSWEKALDLLGDELSRIRDAHGPSAVFGGSYGWSSAGRFHHAQSQVHRFLNIAMGGYVRSVNTYSSGASSVLLPQILCGYEDITRRNVTWEQIAAETDIVLAFGGMALKNSMVAGGSISKHVERGAMAEARRRGCEFVLVSPLRDDLPAEAGAEWMTCVPGADTALMLGIVHTLVTEDLHDQAFLDRYTEGWPVFLRYLTGESDGQPKHADWAAAICGVDANNIRKLARRLAGKRALITVSHSLQRAEHGEQPVWMGMVLAAALGQIGLPGGGYAYSLGAIGYYGRRVNDVPGPTLGQGRNGVADFIPVARIADMLLNPGITYRYNGETRTYPDIRLVYWAGGNPFHHHQDINRLRKAFAKVDTLVVHELAWTATARHADIVLPATMTLEREDIGYSTNDPLMVAMHRIAEPFGLARDDYDIFADLADRLGAREPFTEGRTSREWLAYLYEPTRASLAKRGLEAPHFDEFWARGSLVVPQQPDDGGRLRRFREDPVAQALPTPSGRIEIFSAKIAGHGDADCPGHPVWLEKTDMPKPGAPCFLVANQPVTRLHSQLDFGGHSLGAKHRGREVARMNPRDAESRGIKDGDIIRLFNERGACLAAVHVTDGIAPGIVQLPTGAWYDPMDPEEEAPLCVHGNPNVLTRDIGTSSFAQGCTGQLTTVEVEKFTGNLPPIRAFDPV; encoded by the coding sequence ATGACCGACACCATAGGCTTCCCCGATCCCGGCCTCGACCTCTCCGACGGTTTCAAGCCGCACACCTCGCACTGGGGCGTGTTCTCGGCGCGCAACAGTGCGGCCGGGCTCGAAGTCAGGGCCTATGCGGGCGACCCCGATCCGAGCGGCATCATCGACAATTTTCCCGGCGCGTTGCGTCACCAGGCCCGTATCGCCCAGCCGGCGATCCGCCGCGGCTGGCTCGAGAATGGCCCGGGCCCCGATGATCGCCGCGGCCGCGACGAATTCGTCTCCGTGAGTTGGGAGAAGGCGCTCGATCTCTTGGGTGACGAGCTCTCGCGCATCCGCGACGCGCACGGTCCCTCGGCCGTCTTCGGCGGCTCCTATGGCTGGTCGAGTGCGGGCCGCTTCCATCACGCGCAGAGCCAGGTCCATCGCTTCCTCAACATCGCGATGGGCGGCTATGTGCGTTCGGTGAACACTTATTCGTCGGGTGCATCCTCGGTGCTGCTGCCGCAGATTCTCTGCGGTTACGAGGACATCACCAGGCGCAACGTGACCTGGGAGCAGATCGCGGCCGAGACGGACATCGTGCTGGCGTTCGGCGGTATGGCGCTGAAGAACTCCATGGTGGCCGGTGGCTCCATCAGCAAGCATGTCGAGCGCGGCGCCATGGCAGAGGCACGCCGGCGCGGCTGCGAGTTCGTCCTGGTCAGTCCGCTGCGCGACGATCTGCCCGCGGAGGCCGGTGCCGAATGGATGACATGCGTGCCCGGCGCCGACACCGCGCTGATGCTCGGCATCGTGCACACGCTGGTCACCGAAGACCTGCACGATCAGGCCTTCCTCGATCGCTACACCGAAGGCTGGCCGGTCTTTTTGCGCTATCTCACCGGCGAGAGCGATGGGCAGCCGAAGCACGCCGACTGGGCCGCCGCGATCTGCGGCGTCGATGCGAACAACATCCGCAAGCTCGCGCGCCGCCTCGCCGGCAAAAGGGCGCTCATCACCGTCTCGCATTCCCTGCAACGCGCCGAGCATGGCGAGCAGCCGGTGTGGATGGGCATGGTGCTCGCGGCCGCGCTCGGCCAGATCGGCCTTCCCGGCGGCGGCTACGCCTATTCGCTCGGGGCGATCGGCTATTACGGCCGCCGCGTCAACGACGTGCCGGGGCCGACGCTGGGGCAGGGCCGCAACGGCGTTGCCGATTTCATTCCGGTGGCGCGCATCGCCGACATGCTGCTCAATCCCGGAATAACCTATCGCTACAACGGCGAGACGCGCACCTATCCCGATATCCGCCTCGTCTACTGGGCCGGCGGCAATCCCTTCCATCATCACCAGGACATCAACCGCCTGCGCAAGGCGTTTGCGAAGGTCGATACGCTGGTCGTGCACGAGCTCGCCTGGACCGCCACGGCCCGGCACGCCGACATCGTCCTGCCCGCGACCATGACGCTCGAGCGCGAGGACATCGGCTATTCCACCAACGATCCCCTGATGGTCGCCATGCACCGCATCGCCGAGCCGTTTGGGCTCGCGCGCGACGACTACGACATCTTTGCCGATCTCGCCGACCGTCTTGGCGCGCGCGAGCCTTTCACCGAAGGCCGCACGTCGCGGGAGTGGCTCGCATATCTCTATGAGCCGACCCGCGCCTCGCTCGCCAAGCGGGGCCTCGAGGCCCCACACTTCGACGAATTCTGGGCGCGTGGCAGCCTGGTGGTGCCGCAGCAGCCCGACGACGGCGGCAGGCTGCGCCGCTTCCGCGAGGATCCGGTTGCGCAGGCGTTACCGACGCCGAGCGGCCGCATCGAGATCTTTTCGGCAAAGATCGCGGGTCATGGCGATGCGGATTGTCCGGGCCATCCGGTGTGGCTCGAGAAGACCGATATGCCAAAACCCGGGGCGCCGTGCTTCCTCGTCGCCAATCAGCCGGTGACGCGCCTGCACAGCCAGCTCGATTTTGGCGGACATTCCCTGGGCGCAAAACATCGGGGACGCGAGGTCGCGCGCATGAACCCGCGTGACGCCGAGTCTCGCGGCATCAAGGACGGCGACATCATTCGCCTGTTCAACGAGCGCGGCGCCTGCCTTGCCGCGGTGCATGTCACCGACGGCATCGCGCCCGGCATCGTCCAGTTGCCGACCGGTGCCTGGTACGATCCGATGGATCCGGAGGAGGAGGCGCCGCTCTGCGTTCACGGCAATCCCAACGTGCTGACCCGCGACATCGGCACCTCATCCTTCGCGCAGGGCTGCACCGGCCAGCTCACGACGGTCGAGGTGGAGAAGTTCACCGGCAATCTGCCGCCAATCCGCGCATTCGATCCGGTGTAG
- a CDS encoding four-carbon acid sugar kinase family protein, whose translation MSGTTFLPDGPLVAFYGDDYTGSSAAMEALTFAGLPTILFLEPPTPERLAASGQFRGIGIAGTARAKDPAWMEQNLPAVFDVLAGIGAPIAHYKVCSTFDSAPHIGSIGRAIDLAVPRLGGSWHPLLVGSPAMGRYQMFGNLFAAVNGVGHRLDRHPTMSRHPVTPMDESDLGRHLAKQTARSIGLIDFVTMARGGADEALARAKTAGTEIISLDVLDQASLIEAGRLIWQHRGERLFAAGSQGVEQALVAYWRAAGLIPDRKPDLRLTGVERIACVSGSCSPVTAGQITHAAENGFDIVRLDAARAVDAVEWTKEIGRAAERGLAALSSGRDALLITASGPDDPAIGTLNAAIKASGANAAAVNDRIGAGLGQALDSILETARLQRAVVAGGDTSGHALQAMGIYALTAIAPLAEGAPLCRASSDRAHARTEIALKGGQVGGADLFRRARDGG comes from the coding sequence ATGAGCGGCACGACATTCCTGCCAGACGGTCCTCTCGTCGCATTCTATGGCGACGATTACACCGGCTCGTCGGCCGCGATGGAGGCGCTCACCTTCGCCGGGCTACCCACGATCCTGTTCCTCGAGCCCCCGACACCGGAACGCCTTGCGGCCTCCGGGCAGTTTCGCGGCATCGGCATTGCCGGCACTGCGCGCGCAAAGGATCCCGCCTGGATGGAGCAGAATCTTCCGGCGGTGTTCGACGTCCTCGCCGGCATCGGTGCGCCGATCGCGCATTACAAGGTGTGCTCGACTTTCGACTCCGCACCGCATATCGGCTCGATCGGACGCGCGATCGATCTCGCCGTGCCGCGCCTCGGCGGTAGCTGGCATCCGCTTCTCGTGGGATCGCCGGCGATGGGCCGCTATCAGATGTTCGGAAATCTGTTCGCGGCCGTGAACGGCGTCGGCCATCGCCTCGACCGTCATCCGACGATGTCGCGCCATCCGGTGACGCCGATGGACGAGTCCGACCTCGGCCGCCATCTCGCCAAGCAGACGGCGCGGTCGATCGGCCTGATCGACTTCGTCACCATGGCAAGGGGCGGTGCAGACGAGGCGCTGGCGCGCGCGAAAACCGCCGGCACCGAGATCATCTCGCTCGACGTGCTCGACCAGGCCTCGCTGATCGAGGCCGGCCGCCTCATCTGGCAGCATCGCGGCGAGCGGCTCTTTGCCGCCGGTTCGCAAGGCGTCGAACAGGCGCTGGTCGCCTATTGGCGTGCGGCCGGGCTGATCCCGGACCGCAAGCCCGACCTGCGGCTCACCGGCGTCGAGCGCATCGCCTGCGTCTCCGGCTCCTGCTCGCCCGTCACCGCGGGGCAGATCACTCATGCCGCGGAGAACGGTTTTGACATCGTGCGGCTCGATGCAGCGCGTGCCGTCGACGCGGTCGAATGGACCAAGGAAATCGGCCGAGCTGCTGAGCGTGGGCTCGCCGCGCTCTCGTCCGGCCGCGACGCGCTCCTGATCACCGCAAGCGGCCCCGACGATCCGGCGATCGGCACACTCAACGCGGCGATCAAGGCGAGTGGCGCAAATGCGGCAGCGGTGAATGATCGCATCGGCGCCGGACTGGGCCAGGCGCTGGACTCCATTCTTGAAACCGCGCGGCTCCAACGTGCCGTTGTCGCCGGCGGGGACACATCCGGCCATGCGCTACAAGCCATGGGCATCTATGCGTTGACAGCGATCGCTCCGCTCGCAGAGGGGGCACCGCTCTGCCGCGCGTCATCGGATCGCGCGCATGCGAGAACCGAAATCGCGCTGAAGGGCGGACAAGTCGGCGGAGCCGATCTGTTCCGTCGCGCGAGAGACGGCGGATAA
- a CDS encoding ribulose-bisphosphate carboxylase large subunit family protein — translation MTENPVRIEADYLIETSVDPRVAAETMAGEQSSGTFVAVPGETPELKARAAARVESIELLEAASAPSLPVARPVNPDGPWHRARVTLSWPLDNIGVSLPNLVTAIAGNLWELRQLTGLRLLDLRLPLAFASAYFGPKFGVAGTRELTGVSGRPLIGTIIKPSIGLSPAETAGLVATLCEAGIDFIKDDELQSDGAYCPFDERVRTVMRVVNDHADRTGKKVMIAFNLTGEIDQMRRRHDLVLREGGTCVMVSINSVGLAGMIELGRHTQLPIHAHRNGWGALNRHPALGWDYTAWQKIWRLAGADHMHVNGIGNKFSETDDSVVTSARAALTPMFAHKPCIAMPVFSSGQSPAQALPTWRALGSTDLIFAAGGGILAHPDGPAAGVADLRAAWDAAIAGKS, via the coding sequence GTGACGGAAAACCCTGTTCGCATCGAAGCCGACTATCTGATCGAGACATCAGTCGATCCACGCGTTGCCGCCGAGACGATGGCGGGCGAGCAGTCGAGCGGAACGTTCGTCGCGGTGCCCGGTGAGACGCCGGAGTTGAAAGCGCGCGCGGCCGCGCGGGTCGAGAGCATCGAGCTGCTCGAGGCCGCCTCCGCGCCATCGCTCCCCGTGGCACGGCCGGTCAATCCAGACGGTCCCTGGCACCGCGCGCGCGTGACGCTGTCGTGGCCGCTGGACAATATCGGCGTGTCGCTGCCCAATCTGGTCACGGCGATCGCCGGCAATCTCTGGGAGTTGCGCCAGCTCACCGGCCTGCGACTGCTCGATTTGCGGCTTCCGCTTGCCTTCGCCTCCGCCTATTTCGGTCCAAAATTCGGCGTCGCCGGCACGCGCGAGCTCACCGGCGTCAGCGGTCGTCCGCTGATCGGCACCATCATCAAGCCGAGCATCGGGCTGAGCCCGGCCGAGACGGCCGGTCTCGTCGCGACGCTGTGCGAGGCGGGCATCGACTTCATCAAGGATGACGAGCTGCAATCGGACGGCGCCTATTGCCCGTTCGACGAACGCGTGCGAACCGTGATGCGCGTCGTCAACGACCATGCTGATCGCACCGGCAAGAAGGTGATGATCGCCTTCAACCTGACCGGCGAGATCGACCAGATGCGTCGCCGCCACGATCTGGTGCTTAGGGAAGGCGGCACCTGCGTGATGGTGAGCATCAATTCGGTCGGGCTCGCCGGCATGATCGAGCTCGGCCGCCATACACAGCTTCCGATTCACGCGCATCGCAACGGCTGGGGCGCATTGAACCGCCATCCTGCGCTCGGGTGGGATTACACGGCGTGGCAAAAAATCTGGCGGCTTGCCGGTGCGGATCACATGCATGTCAACGGCATCGGCAACAAGTTCAGCGAGACCGATGACAGCGTCGTCACGTCGGCGCGCGCCGCGCTGACGCCGATGTTCGCGCACAAGCCGTGCATCGCCATGCCGGTGTTCTCGTCGGGCCAGTCGCCGGCGCAGGCACTTCCAACCTGGCGCGCGCTCGGTTCGACCGATCTGATCTTTGCCGCCGGCGGTGGCATCCTTGCGCATCCCGATGGCCCCGCTGCAGGGGTCGCCGATCTGCGCGCTGCGTGGGATGCCGCAATCGCGGGCAAATCATGA
- a CDS encoding VOC family protein: MSRFFGEIRQAGYVVDDIEKAMDYWSRELGIGPWFYNPRVPIVNYRYRGKAYEPHNSVALANSGPLQMELIQIRNDAPSMYADFLKAGNKGLQHVAYWTEDYDADLSRLEAEGFKPVMSGEVGARGRFVYFDTEYHPGTVIELSEVAGPKGKMFDLIRKAAKGWDGRDPVRPFPDLTKL, from the coding sequence ATGAGCCGCTTTTTTGGCGAGATCCGGCAGGCCGGCTACGTCGTCGACGACATCGAGAAGGCGATGGACTATTGGAGCCGCGAGCTCGGCATCGGGCCGTGGTTCTACAATCCGCGCGTGCCGATCGTGAACTACCGCTATCGCGGCAAGGCCTACGAGCCGCACAATTCCGTGGCGCTTGCCAATTCCGGGCCGTTGCAGATGGAGCTGATCCAGATCCGCAACGATGCGCCGTCGATGTATGCCGATTTCCTCAAAGCAGGGAATAAGGGCTTGCAGCACGTCGCCTATTGGACCGAAGATTACGACGCCGATCTCTCGCGCCTCGAGGCAGAGGGTTTCAAGCCCGTCATGAGCGGCGAGGTCGGCGCCCGCGGCCGCTTTGTCTATTTCGACACGGAGTATCATCCGGGAACGGTGATCGAATTGTCTGAAGTCGCGGGTCCCAAGGGCAAGATGTTCGACCTCATCCGCAAAGCGGCCAAGGGCTGGGACGGACGCGATCCCGTGCGGCCATTTCCCGATCTGACAAAACTCTAG
- a CDS encoding TRAP transporter large permease subunit translates to MTVAEHQMTDYLEADARAASNGSARRFAKACGAVDRWLGAVVETTAAGLVLVEIAIMLAGVVMRYVFHRPLVWSDELASILFLWLSMLGAVIALRRGEHMRMTGLVSHVGPGARAFLETIAAVAPLALLALILHPAFDYASEERIIVTPALEISNAWRAAAIPVGMTLMAVIAAIRLALRHRPALVAAAFITTAILIAAFWLAGPSLAPLGRYNLIVFFVGVVAVNVFAGVPIAFSFALATFGYLALTTSTPMLVMVGRLDEGMSHLILLAVPLFIFLGALIEMTGMARAMIQFLASLLGHVRGGLSYVLIGAMYLVSGISGSKIADMAAIAPVLLPEMQRRGAKPGDLVALLSATGAQTETIPPSIVLITIGSVTGVSIAALFTGGLLPALVVGAALCVVVWRRYRHEDLSHVVRASRREIGKLAIVALPAILLPFVIRTAVVEGVATATEVSTIGIAYAVLMGLLVYRQFPWARLKPMLVETASLTGAIIFIIGCATAMAWGLTQSGFSQQLAKAMAAIPGGAYGFLAISILAFVVLGSVLEGIPAIVLFGPLLFPIARQAGVHEVHYAMVVIIAMGIGLFSPPFGVGYYGACAISKISPDEGLKHIWGYVAALFVGLVIVAAFPWLSTGFLKF, encoded by the coding sequence ATGACGGTCGCAGAGCATCAGATGACGGACTATCTGGAGGCAGATGCTCGCGCTGCCTCCAATGGGAGCGCGCGCCGTTTCGCGAAAGCCTGCGGCGCCGTCGACCGCTGGCTCGGTGCTGTCGTGGAAACGACGGCCGCCGGCCTCGTGCTGGTCGAGATCGCCATCATGCTCGCCGGCGTCGTGATGCGATACGTCTTCCACAGGCCGCTGGTCTGGTCGGACGAGCTGGCCTCGATCCTGTTTCTGTGGCTTTCGATGCTGGGCGCGGTGATTGCCCTGCGCCGCGGCGAGCACATGCGCATGACGGGGCTCGTCAGCCATGTCGGCCCGGGTGCGCGCGCCTTCCTCGAGACGATCGCAGCGGTGGCGCCGTTGGCTCTGCTGGCGCTGATCCTGCATCCCGCCTTCGACTATGCGAGCGAGGAACGGATCATCGTCACGCCGGCGCTGGAGATCAGCAATGCCTGGCGGGCGGCCGCGATTCCCGTCGGAATGACACTGATGGCCGTCATCGCCGCGATCCGGCTCGCATTGCGACACCGCCCTGCGCTGGTCGCTGCAGCCTTCATCACGACCGCCATCCTGATCGCCGCATTCTGGCTCGCCGGACCAAGTCTCGCGCCGCTTGGGCGCTACAACCTCATCGTCTTCTTCGTCGGTGTGGTCGCGGTCAATGTGTTCGCCGGCGTGCCGATCGCCTTCTCCTTCGCGCTCGCGACCTTCGGCTATCTGGCGCTGACGACATCCACGCCGATGCTGGTGATGGTCGGCCGGCTCGATGAAGGCATGTCGCACCTCATCCTGCTCGCGGTGCCGCTCTTCATCTTCCTGGGCGCGCTGATCGAGATGACCGGCATGGCGCGCGCCATGATCCAGTTCCTGGCGAGCCTGCTCGGTCATGTCAGGGGCGGCCTGTCCTATGTGCTGATCGGCGCGATGTATCTGGTCTCCGGCATCTCCGGCTCGAAGATCGCCGACATGGCCGCGATCGCGCCGGTGCTGCTGCCGGAAATGCAGCGGCGCGGCGCCAAGCCCGGCGATCTCGTCGCGCTGCTGTCCGCCACGGGCGCGCAGACCGAAACCATTCCGCCGAGCATCGTCCTGATCACCATCGGCTCGGTGACCGGCGTCTCGATTGCCGCGCTCTTCACCGGCGGGCTATTGCCGGCCCTGGTTGTCGGCGCGGCGCTCTGCGTCGTGGTCTGGCGGCGCTACCGGCACGAAGATTTGAGTCATGTGGTGCGCGCCTCCAGGCGCGAGATCGGCAAGCTCGCGATCGTCGCCCTGCCTGCCATCCTGCTGCCCTTCGTGATCCGCACTGCCGTGGTGGAAGGAGTTGCAACCGCCACGGAAGTCTCGACCATCGGCATCGCCTACGCCGTGTTGATGGGGCTTCTGGTCTACCGCCAGTTTCCTTGGGCACGCCTAAAGCCCATGCTGGTCGAGACCGCGTCGCTGACGGGTGCGATCATCTTCATCATCGGCTGCGCCACGGCGATGGCCTGGGGCCTGACGCAATCCGGCTTCTCGCAGCAATTGGCGAAGGCGATGGCGGCAATCCCGGGCGGCGCCTACGGCTTCCTCGCGATCTCGATTCTGGCCTTCGTCGTGCTCGGCAGCGTGCTCGAAGGGATTCCGGCGATCGTGCTGTTCGGCCCGCTGCTGTTTCCGATCGCCAGGCAGGCCGGCGTGCACGAGGTGCACTACGCGATGGTCGTGATCATCGCGATGGGCATCGGCCTGTTCTCGCCGCCCTTCGGGGTCGGTTATTACGGCGCCTGCGCGATCAGCAAGATATCGCCCGACGAAGGCCTCAAGCACATCTGGGGCTATGTCGCGGCACTGTTCGTCGGCCTCGTCATCGTCGCGGCATTCCCGTGGCTGTCGACCGGCTTCCTCAAATTCTGA
- a CDS encoding TRAP transporter substrate-binding protein, whose product MSLTRRRALQALSALPAAGLVGTLPRPARAAEFSLKYGNNLPLTHPLNIRAQEAADRIAKESNGRVEMAIFPNNQLGGDTDMLAQVRSGALTFFTPSALVVATLVPVAAINAVGFAFADYDQVWKAMDGALGAHVRAAMAKVGLHTFEKMWDNGFRQITSGAKPIESAKDMDGLKIRVPVSPLSISMFKALASSPTSLQFSEVYSSLQTRIVDAQENPLPIIQVAKLYEVQKFCAISNHIWDGFWFIANARAFQALPADMQKIVSNAINDAGLKQRDDIKAFNATVQADLQSKGLTFTKPAPESFRAKLRDAGFYGEWKGRFGDEAWGLLEGAVGKLA is encoded by the coding sequence ATGTCCCTGACCCGTCGGCGTGCCCTGCAAGCCCTGTCTGCTCTTCCCGCGGCGGGCCTGGTCGGCACCTTGCCGCGCCCGGCCCGTGCGGCCGAGTTCTCGCTGAAATACGGCAACAACCTGCCGCTCACGCATCCGCTCAACATCCGCGCGCAGGAAGCCGCCGACCGCATAGCCAAGGAGAGCAACGGCCGGGTCGAGATGGCGATCTTTCCGAACAATCAGCTCGGCGGCGACACCGACATGCTGGCGCAGGTGCGCAGCGGTGCGCTGACCTTCTTCACGCCTTCCGCGCTGGTGGTTGCGACCCTGGTGCCGGTTGCCGCCATCAACGCGGTGGGCTTTGCCTTTGCTGACTATGACCAGGTCTGGAAGGCGATGGATGGCGCGCTCGGCGCGCATGTCCGTGCCGCGATGGCCAAGGTCGGCCTCCATACGTTCGAGAAGATGTGGGACAACGGGTTCCGCCAGATCACGAGCGGCGCCAAGCCGATCGAAAGCGCCAAGGACATGGATGGTCTGAAGATCCGCGTGCCGGTCAGCCCGCTCAGCATCTCCATGTTCAAGGCGCTGGCGTCCTCGCCTACGAGCCTGCAATTCAGCGAGGTCTACTCCTCGCTGCAGACCCGCATCGTCGACGCGCAGGAAAATCCGCTGCCGATCATCCAGGTGGCGAAGCTCTACGAGGTGCAGAAATTCTGCGCCATCAGCAACCACATCTGGGACGGTTTCTGGTTCATTGCCAACGCGCGCGCCTTCCAGGCCCTGCCGGCCGATATGCAGAAGATCGTCTCCAACGCCATCAACGATGCCGGCCTGAAGCAGCGCGACGACATCAAGGCGTTCAATGCGACGGTGCAGGCCGATCTGCAAAGCAAGGGGCTGACCTTCACAAAGCCCGCGCCCGAGTCGTTCCGTGCAAAATTGCGCGATGCCGGCTTCTACGGCGAATGGAAGGGCCGCTTCGGTGACGAGGCCTGGGGGCTGCTCGAAGGCGCCGTCGGCAAGCTGGCCTGA